Genomic DNA from Hypomesus transpacificus isolate Combined female chromosome 19, fHypTra1, whole genome shotgun sequence:
ATTCACACGGAAACCGCCCCTGCTCGGTGAAAGGCCCGTCCCAGCCACACCACCTGCGTCCACCAGAACAGTAGAACTAGCTAATAATATTGGTAAGCTAGTGCTATGCTAAGTAGCTCCATTTATGCGCCTCTTGTACAAACAGCATTGGCAGCAAGCTAAGTTGGGCtgtctagctacagtagctagttgGCTAAACTGGCCTGCCTGAATGAATTAAACTACACAAGACGTTTTCATACCACAAACATATTTGACAGTAATTTATTATATTGATACAAAACGTCGACAGTTTATGACACAGACATTTTGACTTGGCAAGGTGGCCAAAACCGTTATGAAAATCTGCAATCGGATAAGCAGGCCTGTCGGAGCAGAGAGCAGATGGGCCGTGCACATACACGCAGCAATTTTAAACAGCACGCTAGCTAAAACCTCAAAGTAAAGCCAGTGACACCTGTTGGGGTCTAgcaaatgtattacatttataCTTAACAACACGTGTCCACCTTTGTAAATCCACAGTGCCATTTTCAACTAATCTACAAAGGCTACCGTTGTTTGTTACTTTGAATGGAGGCTCCTCGGGCCTATACCATGCTGGTGTTTCAATGGGGAAAAGGCTTTTAGTGCTTAGGAAAGCATTAGCAAAACGGTTTCAGCCCACTTTTCAATGACATTACAGTACTTCATAAACGCGTGTGTaaataaattgtgttttttaagaCGACTTTGCAACCAACGTAAAGCCACACTGTAAAACACATGTAAATGACAGCCACACGTTTCAGGGGCAGCATGAAGAGTTTctctagcaagctagctagcaagtcTACCTGGTTGCTGTGAGAAGCCATGCTCCCGGTTAGATTTTCTCTTTTCCAATCAGAAGACGTGATCTCCGGGGAAGGTGTTGTCTTTTTTGTAATAACAATTACAAAAGACGTCCTATTCCGACATCATTATAATGATCGTAACGGTAGACTGACAGTCGTATTATTGGGTTATTCTACTCCTCCAGCATATCACGCTGCTTCCCCTGCCGTCGCCATTTCTGTCTCGCCTCCTTGCTTCTAGCTGGCGCGCGGTTGGACGGTGTGCTCCGCTCAAAAGTGAACGCGTGCGTCTTTACGTCCAGTGTTTGGCTGGCTTCACGGGTTGGAATCCGTGCACATTTCTATATACTAAACCTACTCAGGGTGTCTCTTATCAGAAAACGTAAATGACTAAGATCAGGTTacaacaagttacatttaatttTCATGAACtgataaatatgttttttactccaaacttgtatttattttaggctTAATTTACAACCGACAAATTTCTCACTAAACTTCTCTAAAATACATTGTTCCATTGTTTGTGAAATGATTAGACAGTACAATTGGTGTAAAAAAGAAATAGGGATGACAATCGTAGGTTGAATTTACTTAAACCATAATAAGGGGTGGAGCACATGCAGGTATAGGCTACGGCGGGGAATAAAGGGATATACGCGGAAGGGGGAAATGTGTCAAAACAAGCAGGAAAAGACAACACCGAATGTAATACACGACGAGGAAAGGTGGGTCAATTTGTGTATACATATACATCATGATATTATTGCCAGTAAACAATACACCTGACACTCGAGGACGTTCGCTTAAATTCCAGAGGAGGTGCAGTAGTTGAATCCATTCCACCATTAATTGTAGAGAACCGAGGTACCCAGGCATATCTGAAATGTTCAATAATTGTATATAATTGTTTGGCATGTTAGTCTACCTGTAGGCCTAGGTCTGACAAGGATGCGCTTTTGAGCTTAATCTGCTGTTTCCCCTTGAATACTGTATATTGCTAAAGTACTGAGTAATTCTGAGTATTTATTTTTACTACTTGTTGCTTTCTTCGCTTTTAACTTTAGTTCCAAAGTTCAGCAACATGTGGCCTTATATTAGGATGATAAAGTATTTGTTTCTTGTGGGAATTTATTATTTATCTATAATATTGTTTATTCTTATGTCTTTTTCTTACCAGTTTACTGTTAAGGGATCAACTGAGAATCAAACAATGCCTGAAAGGAGCCAATATACAAACAGAGTTGAATCTGAGAGACCCAGGAGAGAAAGGGATTCTTCACATGACAGAGAACGCTCCAGATATGAAGGGAGAGAATGGGAAAGGGAAAGAAATGGAGATCATGGTAAAAGAGAGAGGCGGGAGAGGAGCTCTGGCAATGACATAAGTGGCCGGGAGAAGGACTACTATGAAAGACAGAGGGATACGACATCCTTCTCTTCTAATGACCCAACCGACCACAGGAGCAGTCATCTGCAGGAATACTCTGAACAGTAAGGGGCAGTCCTAAATACCCAATTCAGTAGCAGGTAAACCGGTGTAGATTAAACAGTTTGCTCACAGTTCTGACTTGTTTTCTGAAAGACTGGTTTTAACATGGTCAACCTGCTTACATAACTGTTCAGTGATGAGCTTCAAAAATGTACAAAGGGTGACTTAAATTTGGAAGCGACAAGATACTTGTACCATAGACTCAATCATGTCACCACATGTATACTGTAGAGAGCATATATCTGCTTGTTTAGGAGGGACTTGTTCCTAATCACATTCCTCCGTCAAAGAGGAGTGGGCCATGTGTGGCATGGTATGAGGCAGTCATTAAACCTTCAAAAACGTTGCAATTTTTGTTGCAGGTACACAGATGGTTCCAGGTCCCCATCTGATCAGCACTATGAACACAGAGAAGCTGTATACAACCTCCGGTACATCTTAACGTCCAGAGGCAAGTCCTGGTTAAATTGTAGAATACACACTAACAGAGAGACTACACACATCACAATTCagtgagaaagaatgagagggagGACCTGTACTGTTGTCCTGCTCTTGGATTGGAATGTGGTTTGGCAGGCTACTGAAGGCTTATTCATAAACAGGCCTCCCTCTTACTTATTTGGACAAGTACTTGAATTGCTCAATTGTGTGGGTATTGTTCAAGTACTATAGCATCATCCTCTTAGCCAGGGACGTGCAGAGACATTTGGAGGGGCTATTGCTCTAACATGAccgcccccccacaccccccccttgCCGCAGCCACTTTCTTTCTCATACAAGCTCAAAAAAGCCATCAACATTATCTCCATTACTTCAAAAAGTCACGTGAAAGTGGAAGGgttttccctccctcactcGCAGTGCACCAGCGTGAGAATACAAACAATGTCATGTGACTGGGGGCAGAGGGCAACGCAGACGTTATGGTGGCAAAATAAATGAACACAGAACTGGATGATTTCGcaatttaattgtatttaacTTTACTAATGATGGGCTTATCGTATTGATGCAGccgcaaaaaaataaataaaaaaatagtttatttaggcTATTTCTCCAGAGGGGcagatcagccaatcagggcaaaTAGGCTATTGCCCGGGCAACAATAGCCTGTGCATGTCCCTGCTCTTAACATTATGTCTCCAGTGAGTAAAGGATAACGTGACTTTCTTTCTGTCCCCGACAGGTCTCTGCCAGATAATCGAATTGGTTCTGAACCTGCTGATAATCATCTGTGCCGGGGTTCCATATAGCAACTCAGGTGGCTACCGTGACCTGGCCAGCTACGGCGGGATCTACCAGTACTACTTTGGGGGAGCCAATGCCTTCGCTGGGGCTGAAGCGGACCGGGTAAAGGAGCTTGACCAGCTTTTCCACCAGCTCAAGCTCCCTCCGTACATCTTCAGCATGGCATGTGGGGGGGCTCTTATGACCTACGCCTGTGTCATGCTAGCCCTGGGGGTTCTGAGGGTCACGTACCGCTGGCCCCCTGTGCTGCTGGCAGAGACTCTGCTCAACCTGCTCATCGGCCTGGGCTACATCCCTGCCCTGGTTTTCTACTTTATCAAGATCAAGGCGACTTACGACAACCCTATCTGTaaggagagggagcagctctacAAAAGCAAAGGCCATCAGGGCTTTGAGTGTCAGTACAATGGGGCAGACATTGCTGTAGGCCTCTTTGGGATTCTCGGAGTCATCGTATTCCCGTTTGGTGCGTTATTCGCCATCCGTGCTTTCAGGGCTGTGCgggagacaaagaaacagaaagcaGAAGAGGGTATTAACTTGTAGGAACTGCCCCTCTTTACACTAAGATCAATAGAACGGATCAAaattccccctctcttcctataAGCACTCACAAAAATGTGGATTTAGTTTAATAGTAGTAATTAAACTGCTATACACGTGCTTGTGAAAAGTAATTTCATTTGTGTCACCCTATTGTCATTCTTAATGTTTATTTGTATAATGACCTCTTAAGatggtatttttttttactatataCATTGTTCTACTGTACATTTGTTTGCTTTGTAATCTTTATTCATTATAAACACGTTTTAACCTAATATATTCtatatgttttctttttgagaatTATTTACTGGAGACATGACTCACATACTTCTATATGAAAGGATGTAAAAGGAGTGCTTGTGTTCATGAATTGGTTAAGGTCAACCACACAGGAGGGATTATCTCATCTCGTCTGTGCTGAAGAGCTGAAGCGTTTGTTTAAATAACCAAACCATCAGCAATGCCATGGAGGGAACTGAATGAGAAAGGGTGACAGTTTTTCACAGTATAAATTTTATTGCTACTTGGCTGAAAGTTAATTAAAAATACAGCTTTTCTGCTCAAAACTAGTCATAGCAGCATCATCAAATCAAATAATGAAGGATCTCCCATAATTCAAAAGATTACAATTCTGGCTGACAAACAGCAAAAGTGCTTGTGGTTAGTCATTTTcctaaatgagaaaacacaaggAATCCTCTAAAACTAGTTACATCAAATATAACATAACTGAAGTTTGTTTAGCAGTTTTCTGCATGCTAAAATAtaaacataaaaatattatatatGCTCCAGATTTTTTAAACAATGCCTTACAAACAAAATGTTAATTTTGTACAAAGTAATAACATTTTATATGTattgtatatattttatatttatatgtattcatatagggCATGCTTCAGACATTAAATACAGTAATAATTAGTATCTTAAATAAAAGAATATTAATGGGTGAATCCCTAACTTTAAATTCTGTAGTGGAAAGGACTTATACATCTGCACAAAACAATGAAGTACAAAAATAAACATCAGCTTCTTGGCATTAAGAGAAAATATTCAAGCATCTCTAGAAAATAATGTACACAAAGTAAAGATGAGATCAAATTATGTTTACTTTGGTCACATGTCAAACAATTAAAACATCCTGTTTACCATTTTCTCACCAGTTTTCTGACATTACTTTAATTAATAGAATGAAGTTCTTCATTCCATTAAAAcatttattcatgtattcataCATACATATTTTCTCAAACTCACAATCTCCTCACACAGCCTGCTGAACTTATCCCAATGACATACAGGCTGTTTGTTCCTCTTTTCATAAGGGAAAAAACTGTTGCATGAAAATCTAAATAAATTAAAAGTTGCATGAGTTAGTTCCGTGAAACGTAGTTCCATGTAGAGTCATAACATCAcctatcctcacacacacacacacacacacaactctgtaTTTACATAAGATCATGAACTTTAACTGATCTCCACTAGAGAATTAAAGGGAATCAATTGGCATCTATTGTGATGGTTTCTCTGTACCCTGTGCTCCCCTCTGCAATAATCAATACATACTGTCTGCATATGTACAGGCACTGGAATCCAATACTAATAACTTAGGTTATTCATCTCCAAGTCACAACCAAGGTTATATATCTGGGTTATATCTGGGTCTGTGTGAGTTCACTTTTTGGTTCCGTACAAATCGGTGAAAGATGgactgtaaacacaaaagcaAATCATACTTGGCTAAAGATTTGCAGATGTACTGTTCTGATGTATGTGAGGCATTTTGGCAGCTGGAGCACATAGCAATGGTGCATTTGGGACGCACAGAACTTAGCAGTGCTGTGCCATTCCCGACTTGGCAAACTAGGGCCCAGCCTTGATCAACTACATGGACCACAAAGGACAAGAGGTCAAAACACACAATGACAGACGACAGCAAATTACAATTCtcaaacacactgtacacacacactcacaaactttCTCCGAGACAATGTCTACAGAGTTAAGAAAACAGACCTTTCTATCTCAAAGGTAATATATATTAATACAGATGACACTTTGCATAATCATATAAGGTAACAAATCTCAATCATCATCCACTGTACTATTTTTGAAGTCATACTGCTAGAGTATAATGGCTCACCATGAACTCAATTGTGATTAGGTCCGTTACTGGTTAGCCACAATGTGACAATTCTTCTTCTTAACTGCACGATGACCACCACCTAATTTTAATATGAAGATGGCCGGTGTGCGTATTGGAACTTTTCACTTTAGCCCCAAATTATGAGATTCAATCTTATCAGCTTTCCTTGACTGGCTCCTCCTTTCAAGCCCCAAGAGTGAAGGGTTCCAACAAGTACATACAAGATATGTCAACATCTGTGGGGCCAAACTAGTGACCTGTTTTACTGGGCCAACAGTGAGAGGGGCCTGAGTGAGGCATAGCAGGTCATTCCGAGGCAGAGACTGCTatgcaaacaaaaacaatattcaATGGCCACGTTCCTGCCTGTGATTATGAGTGTCAGAGCA
This window encodes:
- the marveld3 gene encoding MARVEL domain-containing protein 3 — encoded protein: MPERSQYTNRVESERPRRERDSSHDRERSRYEGREWERERNGDHGKRERRERSSGNDISGREKDYYERQRDTTSFSSNDPTDHRSSHLQEYSEQYTDGSRSPSDQHYEHREAVYNLRYILTSRGLCQIIELVLNLLIIICAGVPYSNSGGYRDLASYGGIYQYYFGGANAFAGAEADRVKELDQLFHQLKLPPYIFSMACGGALMTYACVMLALGVLRVTYRWPPVLLAETLLNLLIGLGYIPALVFYFIKIKATYDNPICKEREQLYKSKGHQGFECQYNGADIAVGLFGILGVIVFPFGALFAIRAFRAVRETKKQKAEEGINL